The Capra hircus breed San Clemente chromosome 11, ASM170441v1, whole genome shotgun sequence genomic interval TTCTTCCCTCCAAACCATCATAGCTCCTTTGAATTTCACATCTTGGCAGCATATCATGAATCCTGAAGAAACCGCAGCCAATTCCAGCATTTGGCCTCTTCAACAATCCTATCAGGTAGGTTATCATCTGCATCTTGtagaagaaaagcaaagttcAATGGGAGTAAAATTATCCCAAAGTTTAAAGGCACATGAggagctcagcagtaaagcacaTCCCCCAGTACTTCTGCACCACATCCTGGGCCCCAGGTTCACATTGCATCACCTACTACTGACAATGACAGTAACATCATTGCCCTCAGAAGCAGCCTGCCCGCCACATATGTTATCTCAGTTACAACTTCAATGAGTCTATGAAGTAGTTGTACATGGTACAAAGCAGGACACAGAGATTCAGGGGACAGCAATTAATCAAAGGCGGACTGAGCATAAGGAACAGAGAAAAAATTCTTATCCCATGTCCAGATTCCAAAGCTCAGCTGTTAAAACATAAGATATTGATGGGCAGGTTGATGATGAGAATGAAAATGATGTGCCCTTAATGAAAAGGTGCTTTTCAGTTCACAGGGTTCTCATAGCCCCACAAATGCATGGAGGGCCAGAACAAAGCAAAGAGGGCCAGAACACTCCCATCAGAGATCCCTAAATCTCAGtgggctcctctctgaagtaACTAACCCTCCTTCTATCATCCTCAACATGTGCTCAACACTCATACACTTACACACAGAGCTCTTTGTTTTGCCCCCTAAATCCTAGTATATGCATGACCCCAAAATGAGCTCCACAGTAAGACAGTGAAATTTAAATGGTTGTtctaaattaggagtttggaattaacacatACATACTACCTTATatacctggaggagggaatggcaacccactccagtattcttgcctggagaatccccatggacagaggactctggcgggctatagtccatggggtcacaaagagttggacatgacttagcaactaagcgcacacacacacacacacacacacacacacatacacacactactgtatataaaataaataatcaatgaagacctactgtatagcacaaggaacactgctcaatgttatgtgacagcctggattgTCGGGAAATTTGGTGGATAATGGATACAGGTATAtatacggctgagtccctttgctgtccacctgaaactatcacaacactcttaatcggctatactccaatataaaaaaaaacagtttaaaaaaacaaggacctgctgtatagcacagaaaattctactcaatattatgtaatcaactatatgagaaaaaaatctaaaaaagaatatatatatatatatatacacacacacatatgcataactcaatcactttgctgtaaagctgAAACAAGCTcaacaatgtaaatcagctatacttcaatagaaaataaaaattaaatcacaaaCAACAATGATTgttatacagttttttaaaaaggaaattaaatttgaAGAGATGTTTCCAGCTGAATTCCAGTTCAGTCTCATTCAGACCACCTATGGGGAAAGCATGCCACATTACAGGATTCTAGAACCCAAACTACATCGCTACCCTGATGCCGTCTCATCAGAGTTCACAGTCCTATTTGTACATATTTGCAAATCAGCATTTACACCTACTAATGGAACTCAGTGACCTCTTCaaggaatagagaaaaacaaaccaaaggcCATGGACTCTGTAACATTGAGAGTCTATCTTTGTTTAAATAAGATCTGctctaatttctctgcttttgaaggaAATTAGAAACCGAACCAGCCTCTCTGACTTCCTGCTCTTGGGCTTCTCTCAGCACCCAGAGCAGCAGCCTCTCCTGTTTGGGCTCTTCCTGGCCGTGTACCTGGTCACTGTGCTGGGGAACCTGCTCATCATCCTGGCCATCAGCTCTGACCCCcgcctccacacccccatgtacttcttcctggcCAACCTGTCCTTCACTgacacctgcttctcctgcaccaTCGTCCCCAAGGTGCTGCTCAACATCCACACACAGCACTACACCATCTCCCACACTGGGTGCCTCGTGCAGATGTTCTTCTTCATGGAATTGGCCCTGCTGGATGACTTCCTGCTGgctgtgatggcctatgaccgctacgtGGCCATCTGCCTTCCTCTCCACTACACCACCATCATGGGGCCCCAGCGCTGCCTGCTGCTGGTCGCCACATCCTGGCTCAGCTCCCACCTCCTGgccttctccctctgtctcctcatGTCTCAGTTCTCCTTCTGCACCTCCCATGCCATCCCACACTTCTTCTGTGACCTTCTCCCACTCCTCAAACTTGCCTGCTCAGACACTCACATCTTTCAGCTCATGATGTTTGCAGAAGCAGCCCTCTCAGGGGTGGTCCCTCTCACCTGTGTCCTGGTCTCTTATGCCCACATCATCCACACCATCCTCAGGATCCCCTCTGCTGGGGGGAAGCACAAAGTCTTCTCTACCTGTGGCTCTCACCTGACAGTGGTCACTCTCTTCTATGGAACTGTCTTTCTGGTATATTTCCAGCCCTCATCCTCCTACTCAGCAGACACTGGAGTGGTGGCATCTGTGGTGTACACGATGGTCACCCCCATGCTGAACCCTTTTatctacagcctgaggaacaGCGACATGAAGGGAGCTTTGTGGAGACTCCTTGGCTGGGGGAGATGGAGTAGTGTagtctgtcacttcagtcgtgtctgactctttgcgatcccacagactgtagcccgccaggctcctctgtccatgggattctccaggcaagaatactggaggggattgccattcccttctccagaggatctttccaacccagggatggaacccgggtctcctgcattgcaggaagattctttactgtttgagctacagggaaggtGTCCCACCCCATAAAAAGTCCTTCCCCAGAGTAGAGCTCCAGATTTTTCAATGTCCCTCCTTCTCTAGATTTGTCCATTATAAACTTGAAAGACTCACATTCAAAACATAATATGCTGAGTTTTCAGAGCAGATGCATGAAAATAAAGACTCAGATTTGCAGAACAGCAATAAGGGCATttggagagagaaagggggaCCAGCATTCCCCACAGGATGACTTGATGTGTGGGTATATGTATCCAGGCAGAGTCAATCCAGAGTCGGGAACATCAAAAATGCCAGCGAACACTTCGCTTCTAGAAGTAAGGCCAATAGGAGCAGTGTAGGTTACAAATTCTTCCCCAACAATAAACAATTCTGGCAAGACTAGACAGGTCAGGACGTCAGTCAAGTCACTGGGCTGCAGGGACCAAATCTGACCCTACCTTGGAAGAAACTCATTCATGGGGACTGGACTCGACATGGAGAATGTCATATCAAGTAGGAAGAATCTGTATGTTGCCTGAGTGAGTATGCTTATGTTCAgtcgttcaatcatgtccaactctttgcgaccctttggactgtagcctgccatgatcctatgtccatggaatttacccagcaagaatacgagagtggattgccatttgggttcaaacccgtgtctcctgcattgcaggcagattagtttactgctgagccgccgaGAACTCTATGTGATTGCAAGGGTAAGAATATTCTAGAAAAGGGAGCTAGGCACAAAAAAAGTTAGAATTTGTGCAGTTTCATACATCTGGACTTAGATCTTTGTCTCTGGTAGGTGATGTGgttctttgttattgttcagttcagttcagtccctcagtcatgtccaactctttgtgaccccattgactgcagcacaccaggcctccctgtccatcaccaactcccagagtttattcaaactcatgtccattgagtaggtgatgccatccaaccatctcatcttctgtcagccccttctcctcccatcttcaatctttccaagggtcagggtcttttcaaatgagtcagctcttcgcatcaggtagccaaagtatttgagtttcagcttcagcatcagtccttccaatgaatattcaggactgatttcctttaggatggactggttggatctccttgctgtccaacggactctcaagagtcttctccaacatcacagttcaaaagcatcaatcctttggcactcagctttctttatggtccaactctcacatccatacatgactactgaaaaaaccatagctttaactagaaggacctttgttggcaaaagtaatgtttctgctttttaataagctgtctaggttggtcataacctctctgccaaggagcaagtatcttttaatttcatggctgcagtcaccatctgcagtgattttggagcccaaaaaattgaagtctctcactgtttccactgtttccccatctatctgccttgaagtgatgggacaagatgctatgatcttagttttctgaatgttgacttttaagccaactttttcactctcctctttcactttcatcaggaggctctttacttcttcttcactttctgccgtaagggtggtgtcatctgcgtatctgaggttactgatatttctcccagcaatcttgattccagcttgtgcttcatccagtccaacatttctcatgatgtactccgtacataagttaaataagcagggtgacaatgtataaccttgacatactcctttcccaatttggaaccagcctgttgttccacgtccagttaaaactgttgcttcttgacctgcatacagatctctcaggaggcaggtcaggtggtctggtattcccatctctttcagaattttcccagtttgttgtgatccacacagtcaaaggctttggcatagtcagtaaagcagaagtagatgtttttctggaactctcttgctttttcaatgatacaatggatgctggcaatttgatctctgattcctctgccttttctaaaaccagcttgaacatctggaagttcacagttcacgtattgctgaagcctggcttggagaattttgagcattactttactagcatgtgagatgagtgcaattctatggtagtctgagcattctttggcattggctttctttgggattggaatgaaaactgaccttttccagtcctttggccactgctgagttttccaaatttgctggcatattgagtgcagcactttcacagcattatcttttaggatttgaaatagctcaactggaattctgtcgtctccactagctttgttcgtactgatgcttcctaaggcccacctgacttcacattccaggatgtctggctccaggtgagtgatcacaccattgtgattatctgggtcgtgaagatcttttttatatagttcttctgtgtattcttgccacctcttcttaatattgtctgcttctgttaggtccatactatttctgtcccttattgagcccatctttgcatgaaattttcccttggtatctctaattttcttaaagagatctctagtctttctcattctgctgttttcctctatttctttgcactgatcactgagaaaggctttcttatttctccttgctattctttggaactctgtattcaaatgggtatatctttccttttctcctttgcctttcacttctctttttttcataacTGTTTGTAgggccttctcagacaactgttttgcctttttgcatttcttttcttggaggtggtcttgatcactgcctcctgtacaacgaacttccatccatagttcttcaggcactctatgagatctaatcccttgaatctatttgtcacttccactgtatagtcataaaggatttgatttaggtcatacctgaatggtctagtggttttccctactttcttcagtttaagtctgaatttggcaataaggagttcatgatggctggatggcatcactgactcaatggaggtgagtctgagtgaactccgggagttggtgatggacagggaggcctggcgtgctgcaattcatggggtcgcaaagagctggacatgactgagcaactgaactgaactgatctgagccacagtcagctcctggtcttgtttttgctgagtgtatagagtttctccatcttcagctgcaaggaatataatcaatctgattcggtgttgaccgtctggtgatgtctatgtgtagagtcggctcttgtgttgttgggagagggtgtttgctttgaccagtgcattctcttggcagaacggttagtctttgacctgcttcattctgtactccaacgccaaatttgcctgttactccaggtattccttgacttcttacttttgcatttcaatcccctataattaaaagaacatctttttagggtgttacTTCTAAGAGGGtattgtaggttttcatagaaccgttcaacttcagcttcttcagcgtttctggttggggcacagacttggattactgtgatactgaatggtttgccttggaaacgaacagagatcattctgtcatttttgagattgcatccaagtactgcatttcagactttgttgactatgatggctactccatctcttctaagggattcttgcccgcagtagtagatataatggtcatctgagttaaattattGTTGTTAGCTGTGAGCTATATTCATTTTAACAGTTTAGTTTTTCTCCAATTGAAAAATTATTTGTGTCATTATAGTAAATGtctaaaatataaggaaaaatttTCAAATCCTTTCCTGAAAGAATATGTTATGCAAATTCTTACAATCCTTTTCTCTATACATTTATTCTACATTGTTAAGATGATggtttttcatgtaatttttaaacatGAATGCTTTCCACACTGTTGTTAAATTTGTATAAGCATTCTCATAATTAATATTATAGCAGAAGCACCTTCcatgttgtcgttgttcagtcgctcagtcgtgtctgactctttgtggccccacggactgcggcacaccacagtccctcaccacctcccgaagtttgcccaagttcatgtccattgtatcggtgatgccaggcagccatctcatcctctgatgccttcttctccttctgccctcaatctttcccagcatcagggactttttcaatgaaccattgttcgcatcaggtgatcaaaataCTGGTCTTcagtattcagcttcagcatcaatccttccaatgagtattcagggctgatttctctTAAGACTGATTTGTTTGGTCtgctcacagtccaagggactctcaggggtctttctccagcaccacagctggaaggcatcaattcttcggcgctctgccttcatTACTGTcgagctctcacaaccatacgtgaccactcggaagaccatagccttgactggcagagtagtgtctctgattttcaacacactgtctgtAATCTTCCATTTGGGGGTAATTAGttctgttaattatttttaactttataaataataatgcaaTGAAAATCAGTGTGAATAAACCATATATGTATAGATTTTCCCATGCCCTTCCAACAAATTTtaagaagtggaattgctgtgtGGAAATTTTTTCAGGCTCGTGAAATATGTTGCAAAAATAgtttacagggacttcccttgagatccaatggttaagactccacgtttTCACTGCAAGGATCATGGGttagaactaagatcccacatgccacatggcatggccaaataaatagatggattttttaatgaagaaactatctataataaaaataaaaatttaccaaaCTGTTAATGATTTACCAACTGATGCTTCCGTGAGAATGTTCCTTTCTCTGCATTCTTTGTGTTCCAATTTTTTACTCAATTGTCACAAATATAGTAAGTGAAAAGTGGTACTTCTCTTCTTTGAATGTCTTGGATTACTCATTGTTTACTTAAATccataaatgcattttatttattcttctgtcAATTATTTCTTCATGTCATTTGACTATTTTAAAAACTTGCATAAgtcttttttatattaaatatttaaactttacACTCTCCTACTCATATTGCAGCCTTTTCCCAAtcaccatttcatcctttggttttctttttgattttttgacATAAATAAGTTTTCAATTTACATACAtgaaactaataaaaaataatcttctTTGTGACTCTTCAGGCTGTGTTATCATTGGAAAATCCTTCCCTATGTAGTTCATGTGAATAAtaaattgttttttatatttcagtATGATGCTATTTTtaataacagttttattgagatataattcatatactatAAAATTCCTTTTTATAGTTTGTAATTTAGTGGCTTTTAGTAGGCAGCATGTTTTTTTTTAGTGAAACAGTATAtgactttcatttcagttcagttcagtcgctcagtcgtgtctgactctttgtgaccccatcaatcacagcacaccaggcctccctgtccatcaccaactcccggagttcactcagactcgcgtccattgagtcagtgatcccatccagccatctcatccttggtcgtccccaaGAATGATACTAAAGGTAGAAGCGGCTCTCTCCCTTACATCTCTCACTCTTTACAAGAGTTTCCTCTCCATTTCCTGTCCCATAATTATTAAAAACAGGATGCTGACTATGTCTGAGCCCTTGCTCACTCATATATATCATACACATTTCCCCTCAGGGCCTTTCTTTCTAGCATTATTTTCCCCTCTGTGGCTTCTTCCTTTACTCCATGCCCTGGAACACAGGGTAAGTTTCATGTTATGTGCAAAAAGTACCTTCTCACACTAGCCCACTCTAATCCCTGGATATGATCTGTTTTTCTTGTGAGCATCATTATCCATTTATCTAATCTTCCTATTTCTGCCctttgaaggtcaggaaagaCACAAAGATGGCCACTCCTCCCATTTCCATTCAGTATTGTACTAGAGGTTCCACTCCGCACAGTTAAGTAAGAAAAAGAACTAGAAGGCAATTGAactaaagagggcttccctggtggctcagtggtaaagaatctgcttgccaatgcagaagatgcaagttggatccctgggtcaggaaggcatggcaatccactccagtattcttgca includes:
- the LOC102183973 gene encoding olfactory receptor 1G1-like codes for the protein MGVGAPFHNPFSDQDTAPVQEQSIIDPCPVEEPGSQSYSLPPRREIRNRTSLSDFLLLGFSQHPEQQPLLFGLFLAVYLVTVLGNLLIILAISSDPRLHTPMYFFLANLSFTDTCFSCTIVPKVLLNIHTQHYTISHTGCLVQMFFFMELALLDDFLLAVMAYDRYVAICLPLHYTTIMGPQRCLLLVATSWLSSHLLAFSLCLLMSQFSFCTSHAIPHFFCDLLPLLKLACSDTHIFQLMMFAEAALSGVVPLTCVLVSYAHIIHTILRIPSAGGKHKVFSTCGSHLTVVTLFYGTVFLVYFQPSSSYSADTGVVASVVYTMVTPMLNPFIYSLRNSDMKGALWRLLGWGRWSSVVCHFSRV